Proteins encoded in a region of the Osmerus mordax isolate fOsmMor3 chromosome 17, fOsmMor3.pri, whole genome shotgun sequence genome:
- the cep83 gene encoding centrosomal protein of 83 kDa isoform X2 produces MNTSALAQSAPLFPSLDSGVGKPAGLGGSEMELQKMLIDERMRCENHKTNYQALKAEHTRLQDEFTRGQSELKRLLSDKQAGQERLQLLLAELRGELLDKTRELEELRVQVLTPQRLELLRAQVQQEMEAPVRERFNRLEEETEKYRSEYNKLRYDYTFLKSEFDHQREESARILEETKIRFDAEVSQLERDREDLVAQVQGPDPSRDGKRVEVLLRDKAQLHLRLKGLEAEVAELRAQRDNSGQQAENVQRIQVRQLAESQAAVKALEAERQSLRLQLERLESELQLSHEQNTLLTSRLHKAEREVNSLTSQVEGMRHSHKLDVSNVKLECARARGEVERERDTLQGQMEGLQSDVEVLKGTVERQKELQVEREREAVRRVQAAREEEFHKTAALHEEKLEMENRLAELEQQRALQEASERALKEEWEERLRGAQQGEESVRKEVQSLRTRLQQQASQLEEQERLRSENTDLRQNQDLEVQLTTLAHSEGDLQEGSQRLRDTLERVREELRNARSQAERSQHEAERLVEERRVEWLEEKHKLQEREAELQEKYSQAKEKLQRAALAQKKRKTLTENKEKRYQDKIQLLEAKMAELELLTSTATKRPSYSEEHAALNCRLKELQRRHGEFRRLLLGNQMTSTPGPTLLTSTHGPVLIPGSEETFLSLQEEQHQRDLCLLRRRLEELECSQQQQLEDLEATERRDRSPGPSEPHLEL; encoded by the exons ATGAACACCTCTGCCCTTGCCCAGTCCGCCCCCCTGTTCCCCAGCCTGGACAGTGGGGTGGGGAAGCctgcagggctggggggctcAGAGATGGAGCTCCAGAAGATGCTGATtgatgagaggatgaggtgtGAAAACCACAAGACCAATTACCAGGCCCTGAAGGCTGAACACACCAG gctgCAGGATGAGTTTACACGGGGGCAGAGTGAACTAAAGCGTCTTCTGAGTGACAAGCAGGCGGGCCAGGAGAGGCTGCAGCTGCTCCTGGCCGAGCTGAGAGGAGAACTGCTGGACAAGACCAGGGAGCTGGAAGAGCTGCGTGTacag GTGCTGACCCCTCAGAGGTTGGAGCTGTTGAGAGCTCAGGTGCAGCAGGAGATGGAAGCTCCAGTCAGAGAACGCTTCaacaggctggaggag GAGACTGAGAAGTACAGGTCCGAGTACAACAAGCTGAGGTATGACTACACCTTCCTCAAGTCTGAGTTTGACcaccagagggaggagagcgctCGCATCCTGGAAGAGACCAAGATCCGCTTTGacgctgag GTATCACAGCTGGAGCGTGACAGGGAGGACCTGGTAGCCCAGGTCCAGGGTCCCGACCCGTCTCGTGATGGGAAGCGGGTGGAGGTGCTGCTGAGAGACAAGGCCCAGCTCCACCTGAGGCTGAAGGGCCTGGAGGCTGAGGTGGCTGAGCTCCGCGCCCAGAGGGACAACTCTGGCCAACAGGCTGAAAACGTGCAGCGAATCCAGGTCCGCCAGCTAGCCGAGTCCCAGGCTGCGGTCAAGGCCCTGGAG gcggAGAGGCAGTCTCTGCGTCTGCAGCTGGAGCGTCTGGAGAGCGAGCTGCAGCTCAGCCACGAGCAGAACACCCTGCTGACCTCACGACTCCACAAGGCAGAGCGAGAGGTCAACTCCCTCACCAGCCAG GTGGAGGGCATGAGACACTCTCACAAGCTGGATGTGTCCAACGTGAAGCTGGAGTGTGCCCGggcgagaggggaggtggagagagagagagacaccctgCAGGGACAGATGGAGG ggctgcAGTCTGATGTGGAGGTGTTGAAGGGGACGGTGGAGCGACAGAAGGAgctgcaggtggagagagagagggaggcggtcAGGAGGGTGCAGGctgccagggaggaggagttcCACAAAACTGCAGCTCTACACgaggagaa gttggaGATGGAGAATCGCTTGGCCGAGCTGGAACAGCAGAGGGCGCTGCAGGAAGCTTCTGAGCGCGCCCtgaaggaggagtgggaggagcgtCTCCGTGGCgcccagcagggggaggagtcagtcCGTAAGGAAGTGCAGAGCCTGAG GACCAGGCTACAGCAGCAGGCAtctcagctggaggagcaggagagactgaGGAGTGAGAACACTGACCTCAGACAG AACCAGgacctggaggtgcagctgaccACGCTGGCCCACAGCGAGGGAGACCTCCAGGAGGGTAGCCAGCGCCTCAGGGACACCCTGGAGAGGGTCCGCGAGGAGCTGCGTAACGCCCGGAGCCAGGCTGAGAGGAGCCAGCACGAGGCTGAGAG GCTGGTTGAGGAGCGCAGGGTGGAGTGGTTGGAGGAGAAACACAAGCTTCAGGAGCGGGAGGCGGAGCTGCAGGAGAAGTACAGCCAGGCCAAGGAGAAGCTGCAGAGGGCAGCTCTGGCCCAGAAGAAG aggaAGACTCTGACAGAAAACAAGGAGAAGAGGTATCAGGATAAGATCCAGCTGCTGGAGGCCAAGATGGCAGAGCTGGAACTGCTGACCAGTACAGCCACCAA GCGTCCGTCGTACTCCGAGGAGCACGCGGCGCTCAACTGCCGTCTGAAGGAGCTCCAGCGAAGACACGGGGAATTCCGTCGCCTTTTATTGGGCAACCAGATGACCTCCACCCCCGGCCCCACCCTCCTGACCTCCACCCACGGCCCCGTCCTCATCCCAGGTTCCGAGGAGACCTTTCTCAGCCTCCAG gaggAGCAGCACCAGAGAGACCTGTGTCTGCTGCGCCgcaggctggaggagctggagtgcagccagcagcagcagctggaggacctggaggccacggagagaagagacaggagcCCAGGACCGTCAGAGCCACACCttgaactctga
- the cep83 gene encoding centrosomal protein of 83 kDa isoform X3 — translation MNTSALAQSAPLFPSLDSGVGKPAGLGGSEMELQKMLIDERMRCENHKTNYQALKAEHTRLQDEFTRGQSELKRLLSDKQAGQERLQLLLAELRGELLDKTRELEELRVQVLTPQRLELLRAQVQQEMEAPVRERFNRLEEETEKYRSEYNKLRYDYTFLKSEFDHQREESARILEETKIRFDAEVSQLERDREDLVAQVQGPDPSRDGKRVEVLLRDKAQLHLRLKGLEAEVAELRAQRDNSGQQAENVQRIQVRQLAESQAAVKALEAERQSLRLQLERLESELQLSHEQNTLLTSRLHKAEREVNSLTSQVEGMRHSHKLDVSNVKLECARARGEVERERDTLQGQMEGLQSDVEVLKGTVERQKELQVEREREAVRRVQAAREEEFHKTAALHEEKLEMENRLAELEQQRALQEASERALKEEWEERLRGAQQGEESVRKEVQSLRTRLQQQASQLEEQERLRSENTDLRQQNQDLEVQLTTLAHSEGDLQEGSQRLRDTLERVREELRNARSQAERSQHEAERLVEERRVEWLEEKHKLQEREAELQEKYSQAKEKLQRAALAQKKRKTLTENKEKRRPSYSEEHAALNCRLKELQRRHGEFRRLLLGNQMTSTPGPTLLTSTHGPVLIPGSEETFLSLQEEQHQRDLCLLRRRLEELECSQQQQLEDLEATERRDRSPGPSEPHLEL, via the exons ATGAACACCTCTGCCCTTGCCCAGTCCGCCCCCCTGTTCCCCAGCCTGGACAGTGGGGTGGGGAAGCctgcagggctggggggctcAGAGATGGAGCTCCAGAAGATGCTGATtgatgagaggatgaggtgtGAAAACCACAAGACCAATTACCAGGCCCTGAAGGCTGAACACACCAG gctgCAGGATGAGTTTACACGGGGGCAGAGTGAACTAAAGCGTCTTCTGAGTGACAAGCAGGCGGGCCAGGAGAGGCTGCAGCTGCTCCTGGCCGAGCTGAGAGGAGAACTGCTGGACAAGACCAGGGAGCTGGAAGAGCTGCGTGTacag GTGCTGACCCCTCAGAGGTTGGAGCTGTTGAGAGCTCAGGTGCAGCAGGAGATGGAAGCTCCAGTCAGAGAACGCTTCaacaggctggaggag GAGACTGAGAAGTACAGGTCCGAGTACAACAAGCTGAGGTATGACTACACCTTCCTCAAGTCTGAGTTTGACcaccagagggaggagagcgctCGCATCCTGGAAGAGACCAAGATCCGCTTTGacgctgag GTATCACAGCTGGAGCGTGACAGGGAGGACCTGGTAGCCCAGGTCCAGGGTCCCGACCCGTCTCGTGATGGGAAGCGGGTGGAGGTGCTGCTGAGAGACAAGGCCCAGCTCCACCTGAGGCTGAAGGGCCTGGAGGCTGAGGTGGCTGAGCTCCGCGCCCAGAGGGACAACTCTGGCCAACAGGCTGAAAACGTGCAGCGAATCCAGGTCCGCCAGCTAGCCGAGTCCCAGGCTGCGGTCAAGGCCCTGGAG gcggAGAGGCAGTCTCTGCGTCTGCAGCTGGAGCGTCTGGAGAGCGAGCTGCAGCTCAGCCACGAGCAGAACACCCTGCTGACCTCACGACTCCACAAGGCAGAGCGAGAGGTCAACTCCCTCACCAGCCAG GTGGAGGGCATGAGACACTCTCACAAGCTGGATGTGTCCAACGTGAAGCTGGAGTGTGCCCGggcgagaggggaggtggagagagagagagacaccctgCAGGGACAGATGGAGG ggctgcAGTCTGATGTGGAGGTGTTGAAGGGGACGGTGGAGCGACAGAAGGAgctgcaggtggagagagagagggaggcggtcAGGAGGGTGCAGGctgccagggaggaggagttcCACAAAACTGCAGCTCTACACgaggagaa gttggaGATGGAGAATCGCTTGGCCGAGCTGGAACAGCAGAGGGCGCTGCAGGAAGCTTCTGAGCGCGCCCtgaaggaggagtgggaggagcgtCTCCGTGGCgcccagcagggggaggagtcagtcCGTAAGGAAGTGCAGAGCCTGAG GACCAGGCTACAGCAGCAGGCAtctcagctggaggagcaggagagactgaGGAGTGAGAACACTGACCTCAGACAG CAGAACCAGgacctggaggtgcagctgaccACGCTGGCCCACAGCGAGGGAGACCTCCAGGAGGGTAGCCAGCGCCTCAGGGACACCCTGGAGAGGGTCCGCGAGGAGCTGCGTAACGCCCGGAGCCAGGCTGAGAGGAGCCAGCACGAGGCTGAGAG GCTGGTTGAGGAGCGCAGGGTGGAGTGGTTGGAGGAGAAACACAAGCTTCAGGAGCGGGAGGCGGAGCTGCAGGAGAAGTACAGCCAGGCCAAGGAGAAGCTGCAGAGGGCAGCTCTGGCCCAGAAGAAG aggaAGACTCTGACAGAAAACAAGGAGAAGAG GCGTCCGTCGTACTCCGAGGAGCACGCGGCGCTCAACTGCCGTCTGAAGGAGCTCCAGCGAAGACACGGGGAATTCCGTCGCCTTTTATTGGGCAACCAGATGACCTCCACCCCCGGCCCCACCCTCCTGACCTCCACCCACGGCCCCGTCCTCATCCCAGGTTCCGAGGAGACCTTTCTCAGCCTCCAG gaggAGCAGCACCAGAGAGACCTGTGTCTGCTGCGCCgcaggctggaggagctggagtgcagccagcagcagcagctggaggacctggaggccacggagagaagagacaggagcCCAGGACCGTCAGAGCCACACCttgaactctga
- the cep83 gene encoding centrosomal protein of 83 kDa isoform X1 — MNTSALAQSAPLFPSLDSGVGKPAGLGGSEMELQKMLIDERMRCENHKTNYQALKAEHTRLQDEFTRGQSELKRLLSDKQAGQERLQLLLAELRGELLDKTRELEELRVQVLTPQRLELLRAQVQQEMEAPVRERFNRLEEETEKYRSEYNKLRYDYTFLKSEFDHQREESARILEETKIRFDAEVSQLERDREDLVAQVQGPDPSRDGKRVEVLLRDKAQLHLRLKGLEAEVAELRAQRDNSGQQAENVQRIQVRQLAESQAAVKALEAERQSLRLQLERLESELQLSHEQNTLLTSRLHKAEREVNSLTSQVEGMRHSHKLDVSNVKLECARARGEVERERDTLQGQMEGLQSDVEVLKGTVERQKELQVEREREAVRRVQAAREEEFHKTAALHEEKLEMENRLAELEQQRALQEASERALKEEWEERLRGAQQGEESVRKEVQSLRTRLQQQASQLEEQERLRSENTDLRQQNQDLEVQLTTLAHSEGDLQEGSQRLRDTLERVREELRNARSQAERSQHEAERLVEERRVEWLEEKHKLQEREAELQEKYSQAKEKLQRAALAQKKRKTLTENKEKRYQDKIQLLEAKMAELELLTSTATKRPSYSEEHAALNCRLKELQRRHGEFRRLLLGNQMTSTPGPTLLTSTHGPVLIPGSEETFLSLQEEQHQRDLCLLRRRLEELECSQQQQLEDLEATERRDRSPGPSEPHLEL; from the exons ATGAACACCTCTGCCCTTGCCCAGTCCGCCCCCCTGTTCCCCAGCCTGGACAGTGGGGTGGGGAAGCctgcagggctggggggctcAGAGATGGAGCTCCAGAAGATGCTGATtgatgagaggatgaggtgtGAAAACCACAAGACCAATTACCAGGCCCTGAAGGCTGAACACACCAG gctgCAGGATGAGTTTACACGGGGGCAGAGTGAACTAAAGCGTCTTCTGAGTGACAAGCAGGCGGGCCAGGAGAGGCTGCAGCTGCTCCTGGCCGAGCTGAGAGGAGAACTGCTGGACAAGACCAGGGAGCTGGAAGAGCTGCGTGTacag GTGCTGACCCCTCAGAGGTTGGAGCTGTTGAGAGCTCAGGTGCAGCAGGAGATGGAAGCTCCAGTCAGAGAACGCTTCaacaggctggaggag GAGACTGAGAAGTACAGGTCCGAGTACAACAAGCTGAGGTATGACTACACCTTCCTCAAGTCTGAGTTTGACcaccagagggaggagagcgctCGCATCCTGGAAGAGACCAAGATCCGCTTTGacgctgag GTATCACAGCTGGAGCGTGACAGGGAGGACCTGGTAGCCCAGGTCCAGGGTCCCGACCCGTCTCGTGATGGGAAGCGGGTGGAGGTGCTGCTGAGAGACAAGGCCCAGCTCCACCTGAGGCTGAAGGGCCTGGAGGCTGAGGTGGCTGAGCTCCGCGCCCAGAGGGACAACTCTGGCCAACAGGCTGAAAACGTGCAGCGAATCCAGGTCCGCCAGCTAGCCGAGTCCCAGGCTGCGGTCAAGGCCCTGGAG gcggAGAGGCAGTCTCTGCGTCTGCAGCTGGAGCGTCTGGAGAGCGAGCTGCAGCTCAGCCACGAGCAGAACACCCTGCTGACCTCACGACTCCACAAGGCAGAGCGAGAGGTCAACTCCCTCACCAGCCAG GTGGAGGGCATGAGACACTCTCACAAGCTGGATGTGTCCAACGTGAAGCTGGAGTGTGCCCGggcgagaggggaggtggagagagagagagacaccctgCAGGGACAGATGGAGG ggctgcAGTCTGATGTGGAGGTGTTGAAGGGGACGGTGGAGCGACAGAAGGAgctgcaggtggagagagagagggaggcggtcAGGAGGGTGCAGGctgccagggaggaggagttcCACAAAACTGCAGCTCTACACgaggagaa gttggaGATGGAGAATCGCTTGGCCGAGCTGGAACAGCAGAGGGCGCTGCAGGAAGCTTCTGAGCGCGCCCtgaaggaggagtgggaggagcgtCTCCGTGGCgcccagcagggggaggagtcagtcCGTAAGGAAGTGCAGAGCCTGAG GACCAGGCTACAGCAGCAGGCAtctcagctggaggagcaggagagactgaGGAGTGAGAACACTGACCTCAGACAG CAGAACCAGgacctggaggtgcagctgaccACGCTGGCCCACAGCGAGGGAGACCTCCAGGAGGGTAGCCAGCGCCTCAGGGACACCCTGGAGAGGGTCCGCGAGGAGCTGCGTAACGCCCGGAGCCAGGCTGAGAGGAGCCAGCACGAGGCTGAGAG GCTGGTTGAGGAGCGCAGGGTGGAGTGGTTGGAGGAGAAACACAAGCTTCAGGAGCGGGAGGCGGAGCTGCAGGAGAAGTACAGCCAGGCCAAGGAGAAGCTGCAGAGGGCAGCTCTGGCCCAGAAGAAG aggaAGACTCTGACAGAAAACAAGGAGAAGAGGTATCAGGATAAGATCCAGCTGCTGGAGGCCAAGATGGCAGAGCTGGAACTGCTGACCAGTACAGCCACCAA GCGTCCGTCGTACTCCGAGGAGCACGCGGCGCTCAACTGCCGTCTGAAGGAGCTCCAGCGAAGACACGGGGAATTCCGTCGCCTTTTATTGGGCAACCAGATGACCTCCACCCCCGGCCCCACCCTCCTGACCTCCACCCACGGCCCCGTCCTCATCCCAGGTTCCGAGGAGACCTTTCTCAGCCTCCAG gaggAGCAGCACCAGAGAGACCTGTGTCTGCTGCGCCgcaggctggaggagctggagtgcagccagcagcagcagctggaggacctggaggccacggagagaagagacaggagcCCAGGACCGTCAGAGCCACACCttgaactctga